One part of the Desulfonema ishimotonii genome encodes these proteins:
- the rnmV gene encoding ribonuclease M5, whose product MKIREVIVVEGRDDVRAVKQAVDAEMITTSGFGITRETFRRIAFAQEKKGVIIFTDPDHAGEQIRKRINRRVRGCKNAYLIQEDAIRKDNIGIENARPESIRRALKQAKCITETAEPVFTGRDLMKHDLTGSSHAAERRKVMGKILGIGYANGKQWLRRLNHYGISRAQFDTALGELADAGE is encoded by the coding sequence TTGAAGATAAGAGAAGTAATCGTTGTTGAGGGCAGAGATGATGTGCGGGCTGTGAAACAGGCTGTTGACGCAGAGATGATCACCACCAGCGGTTTCGGCATCACCAGAGAGACCTTTCGGCGGATTGCCTTTGCCCAGGAGAAAAAAGGCGTCATCATTTTCACAGACCCGGACCATGCAGGCGAACAGATCCGAAAGAGAATCAACCGTCGGGTCAGGGGCTGTAAAAACGCCTATCTGATTCAGGAAGACGCTATCCGAAAAGACAATATCGGCATAGAGAATGCCCGCCCGGAGAGCATCCGCAGGGCGCTGAAGCAGGCAAAGTGCATCACAGAAACCGCAGAGCCGGTCTTTACCGGCAGGGATCTGATGAAACACGATCTCACCGGCAGTAGCCATGCGGCAGAACGGCGAAAGGTGATGGGAAAAATTCTCGGCATCGGATATGCAAACGGGAAGCAGTGGCTCCGGCGGCTCAATCATTACGGCATCTCAAGAGCGCAGTTTGATACGGCACTGGGGGAATTGGCGGACGCCGGGGAATGA